The Klebsiella sp. RHBSTW-00484 genome includes a window with the following:
- a CDS encoding IS3 family transposase (programmed frameshift) produces the protein MMTEFKRTQRDYPLSFKIAVVEQVEKGEMTYKQAQQRYGIQGRSTVLVWLRKYGRLDWSPGLPDLVKRKLPVAQTTVPLTPEQRIRELEEQLELANQKAEFFESVINVLKNDYGVSIGKKAARQVLAQSPIPKITVTRACQFLGHSRQAWYQDNTRRRKRQEHHAQVLEFVARIRCRQPRIGTRKLHYLLNTQADKTLNIGRDQLFNLLDEYRLLVPVKRAYHKTTNSHHRFHWHPNLLKPGPEQVIALEPEQVWVADITYLPLRSGTAYLSLVTDACSRKIVGYHVGENLQTENVVKAFRQALRRRKTTGPLVHHSDRGLQYCSALYQSVHERNGITCSMTDGYDCYQNALAERINGILKNEFLLSRPADLAQARMMVKESVGIYNHERPHLALKYKTPDDVHQAFYRQKTVNLYQD, from the exons ATGATGACTGAGTTCAAACGCACCCAACGTGATTATCCTCTATCCTTTAAAATAGCCGTTGTTGAACAGGTTGAAAAAGGCGAGATGACCTATAAACAGGCTCAGCAGCGGTATGGCATTCAGGGGCGCTCCACCGTTCTTGTCTGGCTGCGTAAATATGGCCGGCTTGACTGGAGCCCCGGACTTCCTGACCTGGTGAAGAGGAAACTGCCTGTGGCTCAGACGACTGTCCCGCTTACACCCGAGCAAAGAATCAGGGAACTTGAAGAACAGCTTGAGCTGGCAAACCAGAAAGCTGAGTTTTTTGAGTCGGTTATCAATGTTCTGAAAAATGATTATGGGGTGAGCATCG GTAAAAAAGCGGCCCGGCAAGTCCTCGCGCAAAGTCCGATCCCGAAAATAACCGTTACGCGTGCATGCCAGTTCCTGGGGCACAGCAGACAGGCATGGTACCAGGACAACACAAGGCGCAGAAAACGGCAGGAACATCATGCTCAGGTTCTGGAATTTGTTGCCCGCATCCGGTGTCGTCAGCCGAGAATCGGTACGCGTAAACTGCACTATCTGCTGAATACTCAGGCCGATAAAACGCTGAATATCGGGCGGGACCAGCTGTTTAACTTGCTGGATGAATACCGGCTCCTGGTGCCGGTGAAACGGGCATATCACAAAACCACCAACAGCCATCATCGCTTTCACTGGCATCCTAACCTGCTGAAACCCGGCCCTGAACAGGTTATCGCCCTTGAGCCGGAGCAGGTCTGGGTTGCCGATATTACTTACCTTCCGCTACGTAGCGGCACGGCCTATCTGAGTCTGGTCACCGATGCCTGCTCCAGAAAAATCGTGGGTTACCATGTCGGGGAAAACCTGCAGACAGAAAACGTGGTAAAAGCGTTCAGACAGGCGCTGAGGCGGAGAAAAACGACAGGTCCGCTGGTACATCATTCTGACAGAGGGCTGCAATACTGTTCAGCGCTCTATCAGTCAGTCCATGAAAGAAACGGGATAACCTGTTCAATGACCGATGGTTACGACTGCTACCAGAATGCACTGGCAGAGCGAATAAACGGTATCCTGAAAAATGAGTTTTTACTCTCGCGTCCAGCCGATCTGGCACAAGCCAGAATGATGGTAAAAGAGTCGGTGGGAATTTATAACCATGAGCGGCCACATCTGGCCCTGAAGTACAAAACGCCCGATGATGTTCATCAGGCGTTTTATCGACAGAAAACTGTCAACCTATATCAGGACTAG
- a CDS encoding SDR family oxidoreductase — protein sequence MKKVAIVGLGWLGMPLALSLMSRGWQVTGSKTTQDGVEAARMCGIDSYPLRLEPQLVCDTEDLDALMNVDALVITLPARRTGPGEDFYLQAVQEIVDTALAHHVPRIIFTSSTSVYGNASGTLRENSPRDPQTASGRVLKELEDWLHNLPGTSVDILRLAGLVGPSRHPGRFFAGKSAPDGQHGVNLVHLQDVIAAIELLLQAPKGGRIYNICAPKHPARGVFYPQMARELGLPVPVFSDNPENGTGKIVDGNRICNELGFEYQYPDPLVMPME from the coding sequence ATGAAAAAGGTCGCAATTGTAGGTTTAGGATGGCTAGGTATGCCGCTTGCGCTGTCGTTGATGTCGCGTGGATGGCAGGTGACCGGCAGTAAGACCACGCAGGATGGCGTGGAAGCGGCGCGGATGTGCGGTATCGACAGCTATCCGCTTCGCCTGGAGCCGCAGCTGGTGTGTGACACCGAAGACCTGGATGCACTAATGAACGTTGATGCGCTGGTGATCACCTTACCGGCGCGCCGCACCGGGCCGGGGGAGGATTTTTACCTGCAGGCGGTACAGGAAATCGTTGATACCGCGCTGGCGCATCACGTGCCGCGGATCATATTTACCAGCTCAACGTCCGTTTACGGTAACGCCAGCGGCACGCTGAGAGAGAACTCACCGCGCGACCCGCAAACCGCCAGCGGGCGCGTGCTGAAAGAGCTGGAGGACTGGCTGCATAACCTTCCTGGTACGTCGGTGGACATTTTGCGCCTTGCCGGGCTGGTAGGACCATCGCGCCATCCGGGGCGTTTCTTTGCCGGGAAGTCCGCGCCGGACGGCCAGCACGGCGTCAATCTGGTGCATCTCCAGGATGTGATTGCCGCCATTGAGCTGTTATTACAGGCCCCGAAAGGCGGGCGCATCTATAATATATGTGCGCCTAAGCATCCTGCGCGCGGCGTGTTTTACCCGCAGATGGCTCGCGAACTTGGGCTTCCTGTGCCGGTATTCAGTGATAATCCGGAGAATGGTACGGGCAAGATCGTTGATGGCAACCGTATTTGCAACGAACTGGGGTTTGAATATCAATACCCCGACCCGCTGGTGATGCCGATGGAGTAA
- a CDS encoding LysR family transcriptional regulator, which yields MKPLLDVLVILDALDKEGSFAAASAKLYKTPSALSYTIHKLENNLNIQLLDRSGHRARFTRTGQMLLEKGRDVLHTVRELEKQAVKLHQGWENTLVLAVDNTFPFSLLAPLLMAFYQQHPAIRLEFRRDNTSAGWQPLTEGRADLLLGALSDPPALSGYGFASLGALAQAFVVSPKHPLAQSTKTLGWQALRRHRAIITHPLWSQGESQDSLTVFDLPSQLMLLCAGLGWGYLPLFQVQPLLANGDLQIIKTTVPEPLNCAWIGWNEDICGLTGEWWRNEILANSAIRQVYNTKIV from the coding sequence ATGAAACCACTGCTGGATGTGCTGGTGATCCTTGATGCCCTCGACAAAGAGGGCAGTTTTGCCGCCGCCTCGGCGAAGCTCTATAAAACGCCTTCGGCGCTGAGCTATACCATTCATAAGCTGGAAAACAATCTCAATATCCAACTTCTTGACCGCAGCGGCCACCGGGCGCGTTTTACCCGTACCGGACAGATGCTGCTGGAAAAAGGGCGCGATGTGCTGCATACCGTCCGCGAGCTGGAAAAGCAGGCGGTAAAGCTGCATCAGGGCTGGGAAAATACGCTGGTGCTGGCCGTCGATAACACTTTTCCTTTCTCTTTATTAGCTCCGTTGTTGATGGCGTTTTATCAGCAGCACCCCGCTATTCGCCTTGAATTCCGTCGTGACAACACCTCTGCAGGCTGGCAGCCACTCACGGAAGGGCGGGCGGATCTCTTGCTCGGGGCGTTGAGCGACCCTCCGGCATTGAGCGGCTACGGCTTTGCCTCTCTGGGCGCGCTGGCTCAGGCGTTTGTTGTTTCCCCAAAGCACCCGCTTGCTCAGTCTACCAAAACCTTGGGCTGGCAAGCGCTGCGGCGCCATCGTGCAATTATTACCCACCCCCTATGGTCGCAAGGTGAAAGTCAGGATAGCCTGACGGTATTTGATCTCCCCAGCCAACTGATGTTGCTTTGCGCCGGGCTGGGATGGGGCTATTTGCCGTTATTTCAGGTTCAGCCTTTATTAGCGAACGGCGACTTACAAATAATCAAGACGACGGTGCCTGAACCGCTAAATTGCGCGTGGATTGGCTGGAATGAAGATATCTGCGGGCTTACGGGCGAGTGGTGGCGAAATGAGATATTAGCAAATAGTGCTATTCGTCAGGTCTATAATACTAAAATTGTATGA
- the yoeI gene encoding membrane protein YoeI produces MGQFFAYALAFTVKGDNYVA; encoded by the coding sequence ATGGGGCAATTTTTTGCTTACGCGCTGGCGTTCACCGTAAAAGGGGATAACTATGTCGCATAA
- a CDS encoding APC family permease: MSHNATPKTSRVELRKTLTLIPVVMMGLAYMQPMTLFDTFGIVSGLTDGHVATAYAFALIAILFTALSYGKLVRRFPSAGSAYTYAQKSISPAVGFMVGWSSLLDYLFMPMINILLAKIYFEALVPSIPSWIFVVALVAFMTISNLRSIKTVANFNTLIVILQMGIVAVIVGLIIYGVAHGEGAGTLTSTRPFWSEGAHVVPMITGATILCFSFLGFDGISSLSEETKDAERVIPKAIFLTALIGGLIFIGASYFLQLYFPDISRFKDPDASQPEIMLYVAGKTFQWGVLIFSSVTVLASGMAAHAGVSRLMYVMGRDGVFPTRFFGYVHPKWRTPAWNVLLVGAIALLAIKFDLVTATALINFGALVAFTFVNLSVISQFWIREKRNKTLKDHFNYLVLPVCGALTVGALWINLEESSMVLGLIWGGIGLVYLACVTKSFRNPVPQYEDVA, translated from the coding sequence ATGTCGCATAACGCTACTCCAAAAACCTCTCGCGTGGAATTACGTAAAACGCTTACGTTGATTCCGGTTGTCATGATGGGCCTGGCCTATATGCAGCCAATGACGCTGTTTGATACGTTTGGTATCGTCTCTGGATTGACTGATGGTCACGTCGCGACGGCTTACGCTTTCGCCCTGATCGCCATTCTCTTCACGGCACTGAGCTACGGTAAACTGGTTCGCCGTTTCCCGTCGGCGGGTTCCGCTTATACCTACGCGCAGAAATCCATTAGCCCGGCTGTCGGCTTTATGGTTGGCTGGTCATCGCTGCTGGACTACCTGTTCATGCCGATGATTAACATTCTGTTGGCGAAAATTTACTTTGAAGCGCTGGTGCCTTCCATTCCGTCGTGGATCTTCGTTGTCGCGCTGGTGGCCTTTATGACCATCTCTAACCTGCGCAGCATCAAAACCGTGGCGAACTTCAACACCCTGATCGTTATCCTGCAGATGGGTATCGTGGCGGTGATTGTTGGCCTGATTATCTACGGTGTTGCGCACGGTGAAGGCGCGGGCACGTTGACCAGCACCCGTCCGTTCTGGTCTGAGGGTGCGCACGTGGTGCCGATGATTACCGGCGCGACTATTCTGTGCTTCTCGTTCCTCGGCTTTGACGGTATCTCTTCTCTGTCTGAAGAGACCAAAGACGCAGAGCGCGTGATTCCGAAGGCTATCTTCCTGACCGCGCTGATTGGCGGCCTGATCTTTATCGGCGCTTCCTACTTCCTGCAGCTGTACTTCCCGGATATCTCGCGCTTTAAAGATCCGGACGCGTCGCAGCCTGAAATTATGCTGTACGTTGCGGGCAAAACCTTCCAGTGGGGCGTGCTGATTTTCTCCAGCGTCACCGTTCTGGCATCCGGTATGGCCGCGCATGCTGGCGTTTCCCGTTTGATGTACGTAATGGGCCGCGACGGCGTGTTCCCGACGCGTTTCTTCGGCTACGTGCATCCGAAGTGGCGTACTCCGGCATGGAACGTGCTGCTGGTTGGCGCGATTGCTCTGCTGGCGATTAAATTTGACCTCGTGACGGCGACGGCGCTGATTAACTTCGGCGCGCTGGTGGCATTCACCTTCGTTAACCTGTCGGTGATCTCCCAGTTCTGGATCCGTGAAAAACGCAATAAGACGCTGAAAGACCACTTCAACTATCTGGTTCTGCCGGTGTGCGGCGCGTTGACCGTTGGCGCGCTGTGGATCAACCTGGAAGAGAGCTCCATGGTTCTCGGCCTGATCTGGGGCGGTATTGGTCTGGTTTATCTGGCCTGCGTGACCAAAAGCTTCCGCAACCCGGTACCGCAGTACGAAGACGTTGCTTAA
- a CDS encoding ArsR/SmtB family transcription factor yields MIANHPEREQIRLENVLFALGNPLRLEIIRILADGSEQSCNALRHEDVAKSTMTHHWRVLRDSGVIWQRPQGRENLISLRREDLDARFPGLLDTLLKVMQQEK; encoded by the coding sequence ATGATCGCCAATCACCCCGAACGTGAACAAATCCGCCTGGAAAATGTCCTTTTTGCCCTCGGTAACCCGCTACGACTTGAGATTATCCGCATCCTTGCCGACGGCAGCGAGCAGAGCTGTAATGCTCTGCGCCATGAAGATGTGGCCAAGTCGACCATGACCCACCACTGGCGCGTCCTGCGCGACAGCGGTGTGATTTGGCAGCGGCCACAGGGGCGGGAGAATTTGATTTCGCTGCGCCGGGAAGATTTAGACGCGCGCTTTCCTGGATTGCTGGATACGCTGCTTAAGGTGATGCAGCAAGAGAAGTAG
- the fusA gene encoding elongation factor G: protein MPRPIPLERYRNIGISAHIDAGKTTTTERILFYTGMSHKLGEVHDGAATTDWMAQEQERGITITSAAVSCFWPGMDRSFEPHRINIIDTPGHVDFTIEVERSMRVLDGAVMVYDSVGGVQPQSETVWRQANKYHVPRLAFVNKMDRPGADFFRVVQMMTDRLKANPVPVVIPVGAEEHFTGVVDLIKMRAILWDDATQGMTFSYAPVPDDLLETARVWREKMVSAAAEASDELMDKYLETGDLSEDEIVAGLRQRTVKGEIQAVLCGSAFKNKGVQRMLDAVVELMPSPLDIPAIQGVDEKGEPAERHPSDDEPFSALAFKLMTDPYVGQLTFIRVYSGTLRKGDAVWNPVKGKKERIGRIVLMQANDRHEVDELHAGDIAACVGLKDVTTGDTLCDPNAVITLERMEFPEPVISLAIEPKTKADQEKMGIALQRLAAEDPSFRLHTDEESGQTIISGMGELHLEIIVDRMKREFGVEANIGRPQVTYRETIRKTVKEVEGKFVRQSGGKGQYGHVVLTLEPLEPGSGFVFEDATKGGVVPREYIPSVEKGLREALGSGVLAGYPVVDIKATLTFGSYHDVDSSEMAFRMAAIFGFKEGARRADPVILEPVMHVEVETPEDYAGNIMGDLSSRRGMVQGMEERFGSQIIRADVPLAEMFGYSTTLRSMSQGRATYSMEFHHYAQAPHNVAEAIIASRAKG, encoded by the coding sequence ATGCCCCGACCCATCCCCCTCGAACGTTATCGCAACATCGGTATCTCCGCGCATATCGATGCCGGCAAAACCACCACCACCGAGCGCATCCTGTTTTATACCGGGATGAGCCACAAGCTGGGGGAAGTACACGATGGTGCGGCAACTACCGACTGGATGGCTCAGGAGCAGGAGCGCGGGATTACCATCACTTCCGCTGCGGTGAGCTGCTTCTGGCCCGGTATGGACCGCAGCTTTGAGCCGCATCGAATCAACATTATCGACACCCCCGGGCACGTGGATTTCACCATTGAAGTAGAACGCTCAATGCGCGTACTTGATGGCGCAGTGATGGTTTACGACTCCGTCGGCGGCGTACAGCCGCAGTCGGAAACCGTCTGGCGGCAGGCGAATAAATACCATGTCCCACGGCTGGCCTTCGTCAACAAGATGGACCGCCCCGGGGCGGATTTCTTCCGCGTGGTGCAGATGATGACCGACCGCCTGAAGGCGAACCCGGTGCCTGTCGTCATTCCTGTTGGCGCGGAAGAGCACTTCACCGGCGTGGTGGATCTTATCAAGATGCGCGCCATTCTGTGGGATGACGCCACCCAGGGCATGACCTTCAGCTATGCGCCGGTGCCTGACGACCTCCTGGAAACCGCCCGCGTGTGGCGGGAGAAAATGGTCTCGGCGGCGGCGGAAGCCAGCGATGAACTGATGGACAAATATCTGGAAACCGGCGATTTGAGCGAGGATGAAATCGTCGCCGGGCTGCGTCAGCGCACCGTGAAAGGCGAAATTCAGGCGGTATTGTGCGGTAGCGCGTTCAAAAACAAAGGCGTCCAGCGGATGCTTGATGCGGTAGTCGAGCTGATGCCGTCGCCGCTGGATATTCCGGCGATTCAGGGCGTTGATGAGAAGGGAGAGCCCGCTGAGCGTCACCCGAGCGACGACGAGCCGTTCTCAGCGCTGGCCTTCAAGCTGATGACCGATCCCTACGTCGGACAGCTGACCTTTATCCGCGTCTATTCCGGGACGTTGAGAAAAGGCGATGCGGTGTGGAACCCGGTAAAAGGTAAAAAAGAGCGCATCGGGCGTATTGTGCTGATGCAGGCCAACGATCGCCATGAGGTGGACGAGCTGCACGCCGGGGATATTGCCGCCTGCGTCGGCCTGAAGGATGTCACTACCGGCGACACGCTGTGCGACCCGAACGCGGTGATTACTCTGGAACGAATGGAGTTTCCGGAGCCCGTGATTTCGCTGGCGATTGAACCGAAAACCAAAGCCGATCAGGAGAAAATGGGCATCGCCCTGCAGCGGCTGGCGGCGGAGGATCCGTCGTTCCGTCTGCATACTGACGAAGAGTCCGGGCAGACAATCATTTCCGGGATGGGCGAACTGCATCTGGAGATCATCGTCGACCGCATGAAACGTGAGTTTGGCGTTGAGGCGAATATCGGTCGTCCACAGGTAACGTATCGCGAAACGATCCGCAAAACGGTGAAAGAGGTGGAGGGTAAGTTCGTCCGCCAGTCCGGTGGTAAAGGGCAGTACGGTCATGTGGTACTAACCCTTGAACCGCTGGAGCCGGGTAGCGGTTTCGTGTTTGAAGATGCCACCAAAGGCGGCGTGGTGCCGCGTGAGTACATTCCTTCAGTGGAAAAAGGGCTGCGCGAAGCGCTGGGCTCCGGCGTGCTGGCGGGCTATCCGGTGGTGGATATCAAAGCGACCCTGACCTTTGGTTCGTATCACGATGTCGACTCTTCGGAAATGGCCTTCCGCATGGCGGCGATTTTCGGCTTCAAGGAAGGGGCGCGCAGAGCGGATCCGGTGATTCTCGAACCGGTGATGCATGTGGAAGTGGAAACGCCGGAAGATTACGCCGGTAACATTATGGGCGATCTCTCTTCCCGTCGCGGGATGGTGCAGGGGATGGAAGAGCGGTTCGGCAGCCAGATTATCCGCGCCGACGTGCCGCTGGCCGAAATGTTTGGCTATTCCACCACGCTGCGTTCGATGTCTCAGGGCCGGGCGACTTACAGCATGGAGTTCCACCACTACGCACAAGCCCCGCACAACGTAGCAGAGGCGATTATCGCTAGCCGCGCTAAAGGCTAA
- the sbcB gene encoding exodeoxyribonuclease I → MQDSANQPGFLFHDYETFGTSPSLDRPSQFAAIRTDEDLNVVGEPEVFYCKLADDYLPQPQAVMITGITPQEAIAKGDNEAAFARRIHDLFTVPKTCIVGYNNVRFDDEVTRNIFYRNFYDPYAWSWQHDNSRWDLLDVMRACYALRPEGINWPENEDGLPSFRLEHLTVANGIEHSNAHDAMADVYATIAMAKLVKTQQPRLFDYLYTYRNKRKLATLIDVPQIKPLVHVSGMFGAARGNTSLVAPLAWHPDNRNAVIMVDLAGDISPLLELDADTLRERLYTPKSELGDLAAVPIKLVHLNKCPVLAQQNTLRPQDADRLGINIQRCLDNAQQLRANPQVREKVVAIFAEAEPFVPSDNVDAQLYNGFFSDADRAAMKIVLETEPHNLPALDITFADKRIERLLFNYRARNFPGTLDETEQQRWLEHRREVFTPEFLQAYADELQMLYQQHADDKEKLAQLKALWQYAQEIV, encoded by the coding sequence ATGCAAGATAGCGCCAACCAGCCCGGATTTTTGTTTCACGATTACGAGACTTTCGGCACCAGCCCTTCGCTCGACCGACCGTCGCAGTTTGCCGCCATTCGCACCGATGAAGATCTGAACGTTGTCGGTGAACCAGAGGTCTTCTACTGCAAGCTCGCCGATGACTATCTGCCTCAGCCGCAAGCGGTAATGATAACCGGAATAACGCCGCAGGAAGCTATCGCCAAAGGCGACAACGAAGCCGCCTTTGCCCGCCGCATTCACGATCTGTTCACGGTGCCGAAAACCTGTATCGTCGGCTACAACAACGTGCGCTTCGATGACGAAGTGACGCGCAATATCTTTTATCGCAATTTTTACGATCCTTACGCCTGGAGCTGGCAGCATGACAACTCTCGTTGGGATCTGCTGGACGTGATGCGCGCCTGCTATGCACTGCGCCCTGAAGGGATCAACTGGCCGGAAAATGAAGATGGCCTGCCAAGCTTTCGTCTGGAGCATCTGACCGTCGCCAACGGAATCGAGCACAGCAACGCCCACGACGCGATGGCCGACGTTTACGCCACCATTGCGATGGCAAAACTGGTGAAAACCCAGCAGCCGCGCCTGTTTGACTATCTATATACCTATCGCAACAAACGCAAGCTGGCGACGTTGATTGACGTTCCGCAGATCAAACCGCTGGTGCATGTTTCCGGCATGTTTGGCGCGGCGCGGGGCAATACCAGCCTGGTGGCTCCGCTGGCTTGGCATCCGGATAATCGTAATGCAGTAATTATGGTCGACCTGGCCGGGGATATCTCTCCGCTGCTGGAGCTGGATGCCGATACCCTGCGCGAGCGGCTGTATACGCCGAAAAGCGAGCTGGGCGACCTGGCCGCAGTACCGATTAAGCTGGTGCATCTCAATAAGTGCCCGGTGCTGGCGCAGCAAAACACTTTGCGCCCGCAGGATGCCGACCGGTTGGGGATCAATATCCAGCGCTGTCTGGATAACGCCCAGCAGCTACGGGCTAATCCGCAGGTACGCGAAAAAGTGGTGGCGATTTTTGCCGAAGCGGAGCCTTTTGTGCCGTCCGATAACGTCGATGCCCAGCTATATAACGGCTTTTTCAGCGATGCCGATCGCGCGGCAATGAAAATCGTGCTTGAGACCGAGCCGCATAACCTGCCGGCGCTGGATATTACCTTCGCTGATAAACGTATTGAGCGTCTGTTATTCAACTATCGTGCGCGCAATTTCCCCGGCACGCTGGATGAAACCGAGCAGCAGCGCTGGCTGGAGCATCGTCGTGAGGTGTTTACGCCAGAGTTTTTACAGGCCTATGCCGATGAGCTGCAGATGCTGTATCAACAGCATGCGGATGATAAAGAGAAGCTGGCGCAGCTGAAGGCGCTGTGGCAGTACGCGCAGGAGATTGTTTGA
- the dacD gene encoding serine-type D-Ala-D-Ala carboxypeptidase DacD: MKGRLFIAVTLLAASVSCAFSANDFPVNVTPPSIQAGSWVLMDYTTGQILTAGNEHQQRNPASLTKLMTGYVVDRAIDSHRITFDDIVTVGKDAWAKGNPVFDGSSLMFLKPGDRLSVRDLSRGLIVDSGNDACVALADYVAGGQPQFVALMNSYVEKLHLKDTHFETVHGLDAPGQHSSAYDLAVLSRAIIHGSPDVYHMYSQKSLTWNGITQQNRNGLLWDKTMNVDGLKTGHTSGAGFNLIASAVDGQRRLIAVVMGAESPKGREQQAAKLLHWGQQNFDTVQVLQDGKQVGVERIWYGDKEQITLGTDQDFWLALPKSEVSRIKAKYVLDKKVLEAPIAAHQRVGEISLYDGDKVVAHWPLVTLESVGKGGVFSRFSDYLHQKL, translated from the coding sequence TTGAAAGGCCGTTTGTTTATTGCTGTAACTTTGCTCGCTGCGAGCGTTTCCTGCGCATTTTCCGCTAATGATTTTCCCGTCAACGTGACGCCGCCTTCCATTCAGGCCGGTTCCTGGGTGCTGATGGATTACACCACCGGTCAGATCCTGACTGCGGGTAACGAGCATCAGCAGCGCAATCCCGCAAGTTTGACCAAACTTATGACCGGCTATGTGGTTGACCGCGCCATCGACAGCCACCGTATCACCTTTGACGATATCGTCACCGTTGGCAAAGATGCCTGGGCCAAGGGTAATCCGGTATTCGACGGTTCTTCCCTGATGTTCCTCAAGCCTGGCGACCGCCTTAGCGTGCGTGATTTGAGCCGCGGGCTAATTGTTGACTCTGGTAACGACGCCTGTGTGGCGTTGGCGGACTACGTTGCGGGCGGTCAGCCGCAGTTTGTCGCGCTGATGAATAGCTATGTGGAAAAACTGCACTTAAAGGATACCCACTTCGAAACCGTTCACGGCCTGGACGCACCGGGGCAACACAGTTCGGCCTACGATTTGGCCGTGCTCTCGCGGGCGATAATTCATGGCTCGCCGGACGTGTATCATATGTACAGTCAGAAAAGCCTGACCTGGAACGGCATTACCCAGCAGAACCGTAATGGCCTGCTATGGGATAAAACCATGAACGTCGATGGCCTGAAAACCGGCCATACTTCCGGGGCGGGATTTAACCTGATTGCTTCGGCGGTGGATGGTCAGCGCCGTCTGATTGCGGTGGTGATGGGGGCTGAAAGCCCGAAAGGGCGCGAACAACAGGCGGCGAAGCTACTGCACTGGGGTCAGCAAAATTTCGACACCGTACAGGTTTTGCAGGACGGCAAACAGGTCGGGGTTGAGCGTATTTGGTATGGTGATAAAGAGCAGATTACGCTGGGCACCGATCAGGACTTCTGGCTGGCATTGCCGAAGTCGGAAGTGTCACGCATTAAAGCCAAATATGTGTTGGATAAAAAAGTACTGGAAGCGCCGATTGCCGCCCATCAGCGGGTCGGTGAAATTTCGCTTTATGACGGCGATAAAGTGGTGGCCCACTGGCCGTTGGTGACGCTGGAAAGCGTCGGCAAGGGCGGTGTTTTCTCGCGCTTTAGCGATTATTTGCATCAGAAGCTGTAA
- a CDS encoding ISL3-like element ISCfr12 family transposase, producing the protein MDEKSLYAHILNLSAPWQVKSLSLDENAASVTVTVGIAENTQLTCPACGKSCPVHDHRHRKWRHLDTCQFATIVEASVPRVMCPKHGCQTLPVPWAGPGSRYTLLFESFVLSWLKISTVDAVRKQLKLSWNAVDGIMTRAVKRGLARIKKPLAARHMNVDEVAFKKGHRYITVISDRDGRALALTDDRGKESLAGYLRTLTDGQLQAIKTLSMDMNAGYIRAARIHLPCAVDKIAFDRFHVAKQLGEVVDKTRQNEHPRLPVESRRQAKGTRFLWQYSDKWMTESRQEKLMWLREQMQQTSQCWTLKELAKNIWDRPWSTERRYDWLQWISLASECDVPMMKNAAKTIKKRLYGILNAMRHRVSNGNAEALNSKIRLLRIKARGYRNRERFKLGVMFHYGKLNMAF; encoded by the coding sequence ATGGACGAAAAGTCCCTCTATGCACATATCCTCAACTTGTCAGCTCCGTGGCAGGTAAAGTCTCTTTCTCTCGATGAAAATGCCGCTTCTGTTACCGTTACAGTCGGAATCGCTGAAAATACTCAGTTAACCTGTCCAGCCTGCGGGAAATCCTGCCCCGTTCACGATCACCGGCATCGTAAATGGCGCCACCTCGATACCTGCCAGTTCGCCACAATAGTTGAAGCCAGTGTGCCCCGAGTTATGTGTCCGAAGCATGGATGCCAGACTTTGCCTGTTCCGTGGGCGGGGCCCGGCAGCCGGTATACGCTGCTGTTCGAATCATTCGTGCTTTCATGGCTGAAAATCAGCACTGTTGATGCAGTCAGGAAACAACTCAAACTGAGCTGGAATGCCGTTGACGGCATTATGACCCGCGCGGTTAAACGAGGTCTTGCACGGATAAAAAAGCCGTTAGCAGCCCGGCATATGAATGTGGACGAGGTCGCTTTTAAAAAAGGACATCGTTATATAACGGTGATCTCCGATCGTGACGGGCGGGCGCTGGCTTTAACGGATGATCGAGGTAAGGAAAGTCTTGCCGGTTATCTCAGAACCCTGACTGACGGACAGCTACAGGCCATTAAGACGCTCTCAATGGACATGAATGCGGGCTATATAAGAGCCGCGCGCATCCACTTACCGTGTGCAGTTGATAAAATCGCCTTTGACCGCTTCCACGTAGCGAAACAGCTGGGTGAGGTGGTGGATAAAACCCGCCAGAATGAACATCCCCGTCTTCCGGTTGAAAGCCGCCGTCAGGCCAAAGGTACCCGCTTCCTGTGGCAGTACAGCGACAAATGGATGACTGAGTCCCGGCAGGAAAAGCTGATGTGGCTGCGGGAACAGATGCAGCAGACAAGCCAGTGCTGGACACTGAAAGAGCTGGCCAAAAATATCTGGGATCGCCCATGGAGCACAGAACGCAGGTATGACTGGTTGCAGTGGATATCGCTGGCGTCTGAATGTGATGTGCCGATGATGAAAAACGCAGCGAAAACCATCAAAAAACGGTTATACGGAATACTGAATGCGATGCGTCATCGGGTCTCGAATGGTAATGCAGAGGCGCTGAACAGCAAGATCAGACTGCTGAGGATAAAGGCCAGGGGATACCGAAACCGGGAGCGCTTTAAGCTGGGAGTGATGTTCCACTATGGAAAACTGAATATGGCGTTCTGA